The proteins below come from a single Eucalyptus grandis isolate ANBG69807.140 chromosome 3, ASM1654582v1, whole genome shotgun sequence genomic window:
- the LOC104437027 gene encoding uncharacterized protein LOC104437027 isoform X1: MGKWPPWQPEETKKLHVKFRRLRLEGLDAFAERDGDEAKKEKEKRKEKGIFLEVKWRGPKQGLVQFPRTATRHRQVTTQRLLSGDAAFEWDEGELIEGTCGFGGSSAAWEVSFKVLCVSASRGDCAEPKPRLAVLGKVSLNLAEMASKMESAAEKKLPIALQIAGDTCEASLTVSVSFSEARSCSDVASAQVVVQGQNATAARSEREDGFFKIVNAVMKRPKKSQEARPGPGPGPSSDSSDGSPPRAGRADPAAGSDGRRELSPGPEPGSSTSSSEPVKQRGFLSWKRRRLSLKPTTRSKVEPLTVEDGPDGPDGRGRDVSNVPPSAGPEMKVAAEETSLEMDCQEDDCFWEEKELVSRDGQTKLRTNVSFASFDQRSEKACGESACSAVAAMIVDFLYSNQYNLPTRAQFNSLIKEGSEEWQRLCTNEAYLKRFPNKHFDLDTVFEAGMRPFTICHDKSFIGSFSPEKFEALKGFMSFDDIWAKIMMHEAEESGCGIYIVSWNDHFFVLMVEDHAYYVIDSLGERLFEGCDRAYILKFDEAAVLYRKAENGESCGSGKEEGEGKSEKKEDEWEEVMCAGRECCGEYIKRFLAAIQVQELEEDEKKGSASTLSLHQRLQVEFHYCCPNPSEPPAAEAVAAALPSANAF; the protein is encoded by the exons ATGGGAAAGTGGCCGCCATGGCAGCCCGAGGAGACCAAGAAACTCCACGTCAAGTTTCGCCGCTTGAGGCTCGAGGGCCTCGACGCATTTGCGGAGCGCGACGGCGATGaggcgaagaaggagaaggagaagaggaaggagaaggggaTCTTCCTCGAGGTCAAGTGGCGAGGACCCAAGCAAGGGCTCGTCCAGTTCCCGCGGACGGCGACGCGCCACAGGCAGGTCACGACCCAGAGGCTCCTGAGCGGGGACGCGGCCTTCGAGTGGGACGAGGGGGAGCTGATCGAGGGCACGTGCGGCTTCGGCGGCTCCTCCGCCGCGTGGGAAGTTTCCTTCAAAGTGTTATGCGTAAGTGCGAGTCGG GGGGATTGCGCAGAACCGAAGCCCAGGCTGGCTGTTCTCGGGAAAGTTTCCTTGAATTTGGCGGAAATGGCGTCGAAGATGGAGTCCGCAGCTGAGAAGAAGCTTCCCATCGCCTTACAGATCGCTGGCGATACCTGCGAAGCTTCTCTTACG GTGAGCGTTAGCTTCTCGGAAGCCAGGAGTTGTAGCGACGTGGCCTCGGCGCAAGTAGTGGTGCAAGGCCAGAACGCGACGGCGGCCAGGTCAGAAAGAGAAGACGGTTTCTTTAAAATAGTAAACGCCGTGATGAAGAGGCCGAAGAAAAGTCAAGAGGCCCGACCCGGACCCGGCCCCGGCCCATCCTCCGACTCCTCGGACGGGTCGCCTCCCCGGGCCGGCCGGGCGGACCCCGCCGCCGGGAGCGACGGCCGCCGCGAGCTCAGCCCCGGGCCGGAGCCGGGGTCATCGACCTCGAGCTCCGAGCCGGTCAAGCAGAGAGGGTTCCTGTCGTGGAAGCGACGGCGGCTGAGCCTTAAGCCGACGACGAGGAGCAAAGTGGAGCCATTGACGGTCGAGGACGGGCCGGACGGGCCGGACGGGCGTGGGCGTGACGTCAGCAATGTGCCCCCCTCCGCCGGTCCTGAAATG AAAGTTGCTGCGGAGGAGACTTCTCTGGAAATGGACTGTCAAGAAGATGACTGCTTTTGGGAGGAGAAAGAACTAGTCAGCAGAGATGGGCAAACAAAACTGAGAACAAATGTCTCTTTTGCTTCCTTCGATCAGAGAAGTGAAAAGGCATGTGGAGAAAGCGCTTGTTCCGCAGTAGCTGCCATGATTGTCGATTTTCTCTACTCAAACCAATATAACCTTCCGACTAGAGCTCAGTTCAATTCGCTCATCAAAGAAGGTTCTGAAGAATGGCAGAGGCTCTGTACCAATGAAGCCTACCTCAAGAGGTTCCCCAATAAACACTTTGATCTCGACACTGTTTTCGAAGCCGGAATGAGGCCTTTCACAATCTGTCATGATAAGTCATTCATTGGGTCTTTCAGCCCAGAGAAATTCGAGGCTCTTAAGGGATTTATGTCATTTGATGACATATGGGCAAAAATTATGATGCATGAAGCTGAAGAAAGTGGTTGTGGAATATACATAGTGAGCTGGAATGAtcatttctttgttttgatgGTGGAAGATCATGCCTACTATGTCATTGACTCATTGGGGGAACGGCTCTTCGAAGGTTGTGACCGTGCCtatattttgaaattcgatGAAGCTGCTGTGCTGTACCGAAAGGCCGAGAATGGCGAGAGTTGTGGGTCGGGGAAGGAGGAGGGCGAGGGCAAgagtgagaagaaagaagatgagtGGGAGGAGGTAATGTGTGCAGGAAGGGAGTGTTGTGGAGAGTACATTAAGAGGTTTCTTGCAGCTATACAGGTCCAAGAACTCGAGGAAGACGAGAAGAAGGGGTCCGCCTCTACTCTTTCTCTCCATCAAAGACTGCAAGTAGAGTTCCACTATTGCTGTCCCAACCCTTCTGAGCCGCCGGCTGCTGAGGCCGTGGCTGCTGCATTGCCTTCTGCCAATGCCTTCTAG
- the LOC104437027 gene encoding uncharacterized protein LOC104437027 isoform X2 — protein MGKWPPWQPEETKKLHVKFRRLRLEGLDAFAERDGDEAKKEKEKRKEKGIFLEVKWRGPKQGLVQFPRTATRHRQVTTQRLLSGDAAFEWDEGELIEGTCGFGGSSAAWEVSFKVLCGDCAEPKPRLAVLGKVSLNLAEMASKMESAAEKKLPIALQIAGDTCEASLTVSVSFSEARSCSDVASAQVVVQGQNATAARSEREDGFFKIVNAVMKRPKKSQEARPGPGPGPSSDSSDGSPPRAGRADPAAGSDGRRELSPGPEPGSSTSSSEPVKQRGFLSWKRRRLSLKPTTRSKVEPLTVEDGPDGPDGRGRDVSNVPPSAGPEMKVAAEETSLEMDCQEDDCFWEEKELVSRDGQTKLRTNVSFASFDQRSEKACGESACSAVAAMIVDFLYSNQYNLPTRAQFNSLIKEGSEEWQRLCTNEAYLKRFPNKHFDLDTVFEAGMRPFTICHDKSFIGSFSPEKFEALKGFMSFDDIWAKIMMHEAEESGCGIYIVSWNDHFFVLMVEDHAYYVIDSLGERLFEGCDRAYILKFDEAAVLYRKAENGESCGSGKEEGEGKSEKKEDEWEEVMCAGRECCGEYIKRFLAAIQVQELEEDEKKGSASTLSLHQRLQVEFHYCCPNPSEPPAAEAVAAALPSANAF, from the exons ATGGGAAAGTGGCCGCCATGGCAGCCCGAGGAGACCAAGAAACTCCACGTCAAGTTTCGCCGCTTGAGGCTCGAGGGCCTCGACGCATTTGCGGAGCGCGACGGCGATGaggcgaagaaggagaaggagaagaggaaggagaaggggaTCTTCCTCGAGGTCAAGTGGCGAGGACCCAAGCAAGGGCTCGTCCAGTTCCCGCGGACGGCGACGCGCCACAGGCAGGTCACGACCCAGAGGCTCCTGAGCGGGGACGCGGCCTTCGAGTGGGACGAGGGGGAGCTGATCGAGGGCACGTGCGGCTTCGGCGGCTCCTCCGCCGCGTGGGAAGTTTCCTTCAAAGTGTTATGC GGGGATTGCGCAGAACCGAAGCCCAGGCTGGCTGTTCTCGGGAAAGTTTCCTTGAATTTGGCGGAAATGGCGTCGAAGATGGAGTCCGCAGCTGAGAAGAAGCTTCCCATCGCCTTACAGATCGCTGGCGATACCTGCGAAGCTTCTCTTACG GTGAGCGTTAGCTTCTCGGAAGCCAGGAGTTGTAGCGACGTGGCCTCGGCGCAAGTAGTGGTGCAAGGCCAGAACGCGACGGCGGCCAGGTCAGAAAGAGAAGACGGTTTCTTTAAAATAGTAAACGCCGTGATGAAGAGGCCGAAGAAAAGTCAAGAGGCCCGACCCGGACCCGGCCCCGGCCCATCCTCCGACTCCTCGGACGGGTCGCCTCCCCGGGCCGGCCGGGCGGACCCCGCCGCCGGGAGCGACGGCCGCCGCGAGCTCAGCCCCGGGCCGGAGCCGGGGTCATCGACCTCGAGCTCCGAGCCGGTCAAGCAGAGAGGGTTCCTGTCGTGGAAGCGACGGCGGCTGAGCCTTAAGCCGACGACGAGGAGCAAAGTGGAGCCATTGACGGTCGAGGACGGGCCGGACGGGCCGGACGGGCGTGGGCGTGACGTCAGCAATGTGCCCCCCTCCGCCGGTCCTGAAATG AAAGTTGCTGCGGAGGAGACTTCTCTGGAAATGGACTGTCAAGAAGATGACTGCTTTTGGGAGGAGAAAGAACTAGTCAGCAGAGATGGGCAAACAAAACTGAGAACAAATGTCTCTTTTGCTTCCTTCGATCAGAGAAGTGAAAAGGCATGTGGAGAAAGCGCTTGTTCCGCAGTAGCTGCCATGATTGTCGATTTTCTCTACTCAAACCAATATAACCTTCCGACTAGAGCTCAGTTCAATTCGCTCATCAAAGAAGGTTCTGAAGAATGGCAGAGGCTCTGTACCAATGAAGCCTACCTCAAGAGGTTCCCCAATAAACACTTTGATCTCGACACTGTTTTCGAAGCCGGAATGAGGCCTTTCACAATCTGTCATGATAAGTCATTCATTGGGTCTTTCAGCCCAGAGAAATTCGAGGCTCTTAAGGGATTTATGTCATTTGATGACATATGGGCAAAAATTATGATGCATGAAGCTGAAGAAAGTGGTTGTGGAATATACATAGTGAGCTGGAATGAtcatttctttgttttgatgGTGGAAGATCATGCCTACTATGTCATTGACTCATTGGGGGAACGGCTCTTCGAAGGTTGTGACCGTGCCtatattttgaaattcgatGAAGCTGCTGTGCTGTACCGAAAGGCCGAGAATGGCGAGAGTTGTGGGTCGGGGAAGGAGGAGGGCGAGGGCAAgagtgagaagaaagaagatgagtGGGAGGAGGTAATGTGTGCAGGAAGGGAGTGTTGTGGAGAGTACATTAAGAGGTTTCTTGCAGCTATACAGGTCCAAGAACTCGAGGAAGACGAGAAGAAGGGGTCCGCCTCTACTCTTTCTCTCCATCAAAGACTGCAAGTAGAGTTCCACTATTGCTGTCCCAACCCTTCTGAGCCGCCGGCTGCTGAGGCCGTGGCTGCTGCATTGCCTTCTGCCAATGCCTTCTAG